The Desulfobulbus propionicus DSM 2032 DNA segment GGATGGGCCTGGGCGGTCGCGGTCTGACCTCGACCATCGTCGCCGCCGAAGTCAACCCCACCTGTCACCCGCTGGGCAAAAACAACAAGCTGGTTTTTGCTCCGGGCCTGCTGTCCGGTACCCCGGCCGCCAACTCCGGCCGTCTGTCTTGTGGCGCCAAAAGCCCGTTGACCGGCACCATCAAGGAAGCCAACGCCGGCGGCACCTCGGCGCAGATGCTGGCCAAGCTCGGCGTCAAGGCCCTGATCATCGAAGGCAAGCCCGCCGATGACTCCAAATGGTACAGCCTGCACGTCAATGCGGACGGGGTGACCATCAAGGAAGAGACCGAAGTGATCGGCTTGGGCAACTTTGCCGTGGTCCAGACCCTCAACAATCGCCTGGGTGACAAGGTCGGCGTGATCACCATCGGTCCGGCCGGCGAAATGAAGATGCTCGGCGCCAACATTTCGATCAAGGATCCGGACAGCCACATGCGCTCCAACGGCCGTGGCGGTCTGGGCGCGGTCATGGGGTCCAAGAAGGTCAAATTCATCTCTGTCGAGCCCACCGATCAGAAGGTGGCCATCGCCGACCCCGAAGCCTTCAAGGCGGCCAACCGCACCTTTGCCAAGGCCCTGGTCGACAACCCCATCAGCAAGGCCCTGGCCCAGTACGGCACCAACGTCCTGGTCAACATCATCAACGAGTCCGGCGGGCTGCCCACCCAGAATTTCACCCGTGGCCAGTTCGAGGGCCACGAGGCGGTGTCCGGCGAGACCATGTACGACACCATCGTCGCCCGTGGCGGCAAGCCGAAACACAACTGCCATCCCGGCTGCGTCATCCAGTGCTCCCAGATCTACGCCGACGCCAAGGGCCAGTACAAGACCTCTGGTTTCGAGTACGAGACCATCTGGGCCCTGGGTGCCGACTGCTGCATCGACAACCTCGACTACGTGGCCGAGGCCGACAATCTGATGGACGACATCGGGCTCGATTCGATCGAGATTCCGGTGGCCTTCGGCGTGGCCATGGAGGCCGGAGTGCTCAAATTCGGCGACGGTGCCGAGTTGTGCCGCATCCTCAAGGAAGAAGTGGCCAAGGGCACGCCGCTGGGCCGGATCATCGGCAACGGCGCGGGCTCGGTGGGCAAGGCCTTTGGCGTTACCCGCGTGCCGGTGGTCAAGAACCAGGCCATCCCAGCCTATGACCCCCGCGCCATCAAGGGCATCGGCATCACCTACGCCACCTCCACCCAGGGCGCGGATCACACCATGGGCTACACCATCGCCACCAACATTCTTGGCGT contains these protein-coding regions:
- a CDS encoding aldehyde ferredoxin oxidoreductase family protein, which translates into the protein MADKIFRVNMSDLSTKVEAVPEAWMGLGGRGLTSTIVAAEVNPTCHPLGKNNKLVFAPGLLSGTPAANSGRLSCGAKSPLTGTIKEANAGGTSAQMLAKLGVKALIIEGKPADDSKWYSLHVNADGVTIKEETEVIGLGNFAVVQTLNNRLGDKVGVITIGPAGEMKMLGANISIKDPDSHMRSNGRGGLGAVMGSKKVKFISVEPTDQKVAIADPEAFKAANRTFAKALVDNPISKALAQYGTNVLVNIINESGGLPTQNFTRGQFEGHEAVSGETMYDTIVARGGKPKHNCHPGCVIQCSQIYADAKGQYKTSGFEYETIWALGADCCIDNLDYVAEADNLMDDIGLDSIEIPVAFGVAMEAGVLKFGDGAELCRILKEEVAKGTPLGRIIGNGAGSVGKAFGVTRVPVVKNQAIPAYDPRAIKGIGITYATSTQGADHTMGYTIATNILGVGGKVDPLSKEGQVELSRNLQIATAAIDSTGMCLFIAFAALDDATCLPALIDMINARFGIKLTAADVTNLGMTILKTERAFNLAAGFTNKDDRLPEFFSEEPIAPHNVVWDITDEAIDSFWNF